Proteins encoded together in one Rhizobacter sp. J219 window:
- the alr gene encoding alanine racemase, giving the protein MPRPIEAWVHADALAHNLNCARRHAPDAKVWAVVKANAYGHGIERAYPGLQSADGFALLDLAEAERIRALGWRGPILLLEGCFEARDLELCSRLNLWHTVHHEAQIDWLATHKTTWPHHVYLKMNSGMNRLGFTPSAFRHAWQRLSGLTQVESITLTTHLSDADAAPGSARGIAHQLAVFDAATHDLAGERSLCNSAATLRYAPDQATLRGDWVRPGIMLYGSSPDFPHHTISQWALQPTMTLRSQLIATQQLQAGDTVGYGSSFVADGPMRIGIVACGYADGYPRHAGTGTPVLVNGVRTRTVGRVSMDMLAADLTPVPEAGIGSEVTLWGRGPHGAVMPIDEVAQAAGTIGYELMCAVAPRVPMHSA; this is encoded by the coding sequence ATGCCGCGCCCCATCGAAGCCTGGGTCCACGCCGATGCGCTGGCCCACAACCTGAATTGCGCCCGCCGCCATGCTCCCGACGCCAAGGTCTGGGCGGTGGTCAAGGCCAACGCCTACGGCCATGGCATCGAGCGCGCCTACCCCGGCCTGCAGTCGGCCGACGGCTTCGCGCTGCTCGATCTGGCCGAGGCCGAACGCATCCGCGCACTGGGCTGGCGCGGGCCCATCCTGCTGCTCGAAGGCTGCTTCGAAGCACGCGACCTCGAACTCTGCTCGCGCCTGAACCTGTGGCACACGGTGCACCACGAGGCGCAGATCGACTGGCTGGCCACCCACAAGACCACCTGGCCGCACCACGTCTACCTGAAGATGAACAGCGGCATGAACCGGCTCGGCTTCACGCCGTCGGCCTTCCGCCACGCATGGCAGCGGCTGTCGGGCCTGACCCAGGTGGAGTCGATCACGCTGACCACGCACCTGTCGGACGCCGATGCCGCCCCCGGCTCGGCACGCGGCATCGCCCACCAGCTCGCCGTCTTCGATGCGGCCACGCACGACCTGGCCGGCGAGCGCTCGCTGTGCAACAGCGCTGCCACCCTGCGCTACGCACCCGACCAGGCCACGCTGCGCGGTGACTGGGTGCGCCCGGGGATCATGCTCTACGGCTCGTCGCCCGACTTTCCGCACCACACCATCTCGCAATGGGCGCTGCAGCCGACGATGACGCTGCGCTCGCAACTGATCGCCACGCAGCAGCTGCAGGCAGGCGACACCGTGGGCTACGGCAGCAGCTTCGTCGCCGACGGCCCGATGCGCATCGGCATCGTGGCCTGCGGTTATGCCGACGGCTACCCGCGCCATGCGGGCACCGGCACGCCGGTGCTGGTGAACGGCGTGCGCACCCGCACGGTGGGCCGGGTGTCGATGGACATGCTCGCCGCCGACCTGACGCCGGTGCCCGAGGCCGGCATCGGCAGCGAGGTCACGCTGTGGGGGCGCGGGCCGCATGGTGCGGTGATGCCGATCGACGAGGTGGCCCAGGCGGCCGGCACCATCGGCTATGAGCTGATGTGTGCGGTGGCGCCGCGGGTGCCGATGCATTCGGCATGA
- the lplT gene encoding lysophospholipid transporter LplT, with product MKKGFYTIMSAQFFSSLADNALFVAAVELLRTSGQPEWQRAALVPMFALFYVILAPLVGAFADAVPKGRVMFVSNLIKVAGCLMMLFGVHPLISYAVVGLGAAAYSPAKYGILTELLPNSQLVKANGWIEGLTIASIILGVLLGGQLVGQAVSRMMLGVDMPMLDTGIDTAPEAAIVSLIALYAIAALFNLKIPRTEAPLQPMTGSVVALVRDFSSCNARLWGDKLGQISLGTTTLIWGVSGNFRYIVLAWAAAALGYGTTQASALVGVVAIGTAVGAVVASMRMRLDQATKVIPMGIAMGLLVIAMNFISNVWTAAPFLLVLGAIGGYMVVPMNALLQHRGHNLMGAGRSIAVQNFNEQACILALGAFYTGMTKFGLSAFTAITVFGLVVAGSMWVIRRWHASNCVRYKDEVDHLLALARSDKH from the coding sequence ATGAAAAAAGGCTTCTACACGATCATGTCGGCGCAGTTCTTCAGCTCGCTGGCTGACAACGCGCTCTTCGTCGCCGCCGTCGAACTGCTGAGAACCTCCGGTCAACCCGAGTGGCAGCGCGCCGCCCTGGTGCCGATGTTCGCGCTGTTCTACGTCATCCTTGCGCCGCTGGTCGGCGCGTTTGCCGATGCCGTGCCCAAGGGGCGGGTGATGTTCGTCTCCAACCTCATCAAGGTGGCCGGCTGCCTGATGATGCTGTTCGGCGTGCACCCGCTCATTTCGTACGCGGTCGTCGGCCTGGGCGCGGCGGCCTACTCGCCGGCCAAGTACGGCATCCTCACCGAGTTGCTGCCCAACTCGCAGCTGGTCAAGGCCAATGGGTGGATCGAGGGCCTCACCATCGCATCCATCATCCTCGGCGTGCTGCTGGGCGGCCAGCTGGTCGGCCAGGCGGTCTCGCGCATGATGCTCGGCGTCGACATGCCCATGCTCGACACCGGCATCGACACCGCGCCCGAAGCCGCCATCGTGTCGCTGATCGCGCTGTATGCGATCGCGGCGCTCTTCAACCTCAAGATCCCGCGCACCGAAGCGCCGCTGCAGCCGATGACCGGCAGCGTGGTGGCGCTGGTGCGCGACTTCTCCAGCTGCAACGCCCGCCTGTGGGGCGACAAGCTCGGCCAGATCTCGCTCGGCACGACGACGCTGATCTGGGGCGTGTCGGGCAACTTCCGCTACATCGTGCTCGCCTGGGCCGCGGCCGCGCTCGGCTACGGCACCACGCAGGCGTCGGCCCTGGTCGGCGTGGTCGCGATCGGCACCGCCGTCGGGGCGGTCGTCGCCTCGATGCGCATGCGACTCGACCAGGCCACCAAGGTGATCCCGATGGGCATCGCGATGGGCCTGCTCGTGATCGCGATGAACTTCATCAGCAACGTCTGGACCGCGGCTCCCTTCCTGCTGGTGCTCGGTGCCATCGGCGGCTACATGGTGGTGCCGATGAACGCGCTCCTGCAGCACCGCGGCCACAACCTGATGGGCGCCGGCCGCTCGATCGCCGTGCAGAACTTCAACGAGCAGGCCTGCATCCTCGCGCTCGGCGCGTTCTACACCGGCATGACCAAGTTCGGCCTGTCCGCGTTCACCGCCATCACCGTCTTCGGCCTCGTGGTCGCCGGCTCGATGTGGGTGATCCGGCGCTGGCACGCCAGCAACTGCGTGCGCTACAAGGACGAAGTCGATCACCTGCTGGCCTTGGCGCGTAGCGACAAGCATTGA
- a CDS encoding LysE family transporter — protein MELATWLAFFAASWAISISPGAGAVAAMSAGLNHGVARGYFMTLGLVLGIWTQVLVVGLGLGAVIATSSLAFAIVKWLGVGYLVYLGIKQWRAPAEPMVAEVEGGVGSVKRRTLVLRGWMVNAVNPKGTVFLLAVVPQFLDLAQPLALQYGVIAATLGFTDLVVMGVYTLLAARVLRLLRSARQIRLMNRTFGSLFVAAGGMLAFVKRA, from the coding sequence ATGGAACTCGCCACCTGGCTCGCCTTCTTCGCCGCTTCCTGGGCCATCAGCATTTCGCCAGGCGCGGGTGCGGTGGCCGCGATGAGCGCCGGGCTCAACCATGGCGTCGCACGAGGCTATTTCATGACGCTGGGCCTCGTGCTTGGCATCTGGACGCAGGTGCTGGTGGTGGGCCTCGGCCTGGGCGCGGTGATCGCCACCTCGAGCCTCGCGTTTGCCATCGTCAAGTGGCTGGGCGTGGGTTACCTCGTCTACCTGGGCATCAAACAATGGCGGGCGCCCGCCGAGCCCATGGTGGCCGAGGTGGAGGGTGGGGTCGGCAGCGTGAAGCGCCGCACCCTGGTGCTGCGCGGCTGGATGGTGAATGCGGTCAACCCCAAGGGCACGGTCTTCCTGCTTGCCGTCGTGCCGCAATTCCTCGACCTCGCCCAGCCGCTCGCCCTGCAGTACGGCGTGATCGCCGCCACGCTCGGCTTCACCGACCTGGTGGTGATGGGTGTGTACACGCTCCTCGCCGCGCGAGTGCTGCGCCTGCTCCGATCCGCACGCCAGATCCGGCTGATGAACCGCACCTTCGGCAGCCTCTTCGTGGCGGCTGGCGGCATGCTCGCGTTCGTCAAGCGGGCCTGA
- the arfB gene encoding alternative ribosome rescue aminoacyl-tRNA hydrolase ArfB, whose amino-acid sequence MRVLLDPSEVEITAIRAQGAGGQNVNKVSSAVHLRFDVRASSLPEPVKERLLGLRDQRITDEGVVVIKAQTSRSREANREEALQRLQEMIDSVATPPRVRKPTRPTYASKQRRLQSKGQRSLLKAGRTKPHDG is encoded by the coding sequence ATGCGTGTCCTGCTCGACCCCTCGGAGGTGGAGATCACCGCCATCCGCGCCCAGGGCGCCGGCGGGCAGAACGTCAACAAGGTGTCAAGCGCGGTGCACCTGCGCTTCGACGTGCGCGCCTCGTCGCTGCCCGAGCCGGTGAAGGAGCGCCTGCTCGGCCTGCGCGACCAGCGCATCACCGACGAAGGCGTGGTCGTCATTAAGGCCCAGACCTCGCGCAGCCGCGAGGCCAACCGCGAAGAGGCGCTGCAGCGCCTGCAGGAGATGATCGACAGCGTGGCCACCCCGCCGCGGGTGCGCAAGCCGACCCGGCCGACCTATGCGTCGAAGCAACGGCGCCTGCAGAGCAAGGGCCAGCGCAGCCTGCTCAAGGCAGGGCGCACCAAGCCACACGACGGCTAG
- a CDS encoding HD-GYP domain-containing protein, producing the protein MNAPATSSVFQTANPHALAVILEASQTRSIIASRDIFDVAGTKLWAREQPVSQALQRKLMDRQLRHPLEACLLAEDGVTAHSLVHAFEALLSRDSALSPVLMPHAAKLLREVPHLPLHPVAQLLLTASQASRAESFDHAVQAMALNGALAIAHGASRGDVRIAMLCGLLHDLGEMYIAPEHGEADIAHTLDFQSYQHLVVHPHVGKLLLQQLTDYPPSVARAVAEHHERLDGSGYPHCLLREQLSPQGRQLAVTEAVLNVLRSDCPDLARASVALRVVPGEFDLSVVGPISQAAREQPPLQSFLTPDEIRVRLALLDAALQTAHAGIVALASTAKSQALMDALALAQGLLARLRKGWAASGLWSDGEVAVQDAAEIEAVEQELLFRLRSIRSATLLRAGKLPAGDLQSLMLLGEQLGA; encoded by the coding sequence ATGAACGCACCCGCCACTTCCTCCGTCTTCCAGACCGCCAACCCGCACGCGCTGGCCGTCATCCTGGAGGCCAGCCAGACGCGCTCGATCATCGCGTCGCGCGACATCTTCGATGTCGCCGGCACCAAGCTGTGGGCGCGCGAGCAACCGGTGTCGCAGGCGCTGCAGCGCAAGCTGATGGACCGCCAGCTGCGCCACCCGCTCGAAGCCTGCCTGCTCGCCGAAGACGGCGTGACCGCGCACTCGCTGGTGCATGCCTTCGAAGCCCTGCTCTCGCGCGACTCGGCGCTCTCGCCGGTGCTGATGCCGCACGCCGCGAAGCTGCTGCGCGAGGTGCCGCACCTGCCGCTGCATCCGGTGGCGCAGCTCTTGTTGACCGCGAGCCAGGCCTCGCGGGCCGAATCCTTTGACCATGCGGTGCAGGCGATGGCGCTCAACGGGGCCCTGGCCATCGCCCACGGCGCGAGCCGCGGCGACGTGCGCATCGCGATGCTCTGCGGCCTGCTGCACGACCTCGGCGAGATGTACATCGCCCCCGAGCATGGCGAGGCCGACATCGCGCACACGCTCGATTTCCAGAGCTACCAGCACCTGGTGGTGCACCCGCACGTGGGCAAGCTGCTGCTGCAGCAGCTCACCGACTACCCGCCCAGCGTGGCGCGGGCGGTGGCCGAGCACCATGAGCGGCTCGACGGCTCGGGCTATCCGCACTGCCTGCTGCGCGAACAGCTGTCGCCGCAAGGCCGCCAGCTCGCGGTGACCGAAGCGGTGCTCAACGTGCTGCGCAGCGACTGCCCCGACCTCGCGCGGGCGAGCGTCGCCCTGCGCGTGGTGCCCGGCGAGTTCGACCTGAGCGTCGTCGGCCCGATCTCCCAGGCGGCGCGCGAGCAGCCGCCGCTGCAATCCTTCCTCACGCCCGATGAGATCCGTGTGCGCCTGGCGCTGCTCGACGCGGCGCTGCAGACGGCGCACGCCGGCATCGTGGCGCTCGCCTCGACCGCCAAGTCGCAGGCGCTGATGGATGCGCTGGCGCTCGCGCAAGGGCTGCTCGCCCGCCTGCGCAAGGGCTGGGCCGCGAGCGGCCTGTGGAGCGACGGCGAGGTGGCAGTGCAGGACGCGGCCGAGATCGAAGCGGTGGAGCAGGAGCTGCTGTTCCGCCTGCGCTCGATCCGCAGTGCGACCCTCCTGCGCGCAGGCAAGCTGCCCGCCGGCGACCTGCAGAGCCTGATGCTGCTCGGCGAGCAGCTCGGGGCCTGA
- a CDS encoding DMT family transporter produces MRSPSRLWPALALMVNAFVWGVSWWPFRQLQSAGLHPLWATVLVYLVAVAVIAVARPHAIGQVLRRPVLWVLVFASGSTNAAFNWGVSIGDVVRVVLLFYLMPLWVVLLARVLLHEKLTWLAGVRVLLALGGAAIVLWPEGGGSSPVPRSLPDWLGVCGGFSFALNNVMLRREAQQPEESRAMAMFLGGVLVAGTLAATLAWQGEVAWPPAPALDWVPLALVLSGFFLVSNVALQYGAARLPANVASVVMLTEVLFASVSALLLGGGTMTPALAMGGGLILLAALLSTLDSGSAH; encoded by the coding sequence ATGCGGTCCCCGTCTCGCCTGTGGCCGGCCCTGGCCCTGATGGTCAACGCCTTCGTGTGGGGCGTGTCGTGGTGGCCGTTCCGCCAGCTCCAGTCGGCCGGCCTGCACCCGCTGTGGGCCACGGTGCTGGTCTACCTCGTCGCGGTGGCGGTGATCGCCGTGGCGCGGCCCCACGCCATCGGCCAGGTGCTGCGTCGCCCGGTGTTGTGGGTGCTGGTATTCGCCTCGGGCAGCACCAATGCGGCCTTCAACTGGGGCGTGTCCATCGGCGACGTGGTGCGGGTCGTGCTGCTCTTCTACCTGATGCCGCTGTGGGTGGTGCTGCTTGCCCGCGTGCTGCTGCACGAGAAGCTCACCTGGCTGGCCGGCGTGCGTGTGCTGCTCGCACTCGGCGGGGCGGCCATCGTGCTGTGGCCCGAGGGCGGCGGCTCGTCCCCCGTGCCACGCTCGCTGCCCGACTGGCTCGGGGTGTGCGGCGGGTTCTCGTTTGCGCTCAACAACGTGATGCTGCGGCGTGAAGCGCAGCAGCCGGAAGAGAGCCGCGCGATGGCGATGTTCCTCGGCGGCGTGCTGGTGGCCGGCACCCTCGCCGCCACGCTCGCCTGGCAGGGCGAGGTGGCGTGGCCGCCCGCGCCGGCGCTCGACTGGGTGCCGCTCGCGCTGGTGCTGAGCGGCTTTTTCCTGGTCAGCAACGTGGCCCTGCAGTACGGCGCCGCCCGGCTGCCGGCCAACGTGGCTTCGGTGGTGATGTTGACCGAGGTGCTGTTCGCCTCGGTGTCGGCGCTGCTGCTGGGTGGCGGCACGATGACGCCGGCGCTGGCGATGGGCGGGGGGCTGATCCTGCTGGCGGCGCTGCTGTCGACGCTCGACAGTGGCAGTGCGCACTGA
- a CDS encoding response regulator encodes MSERIPMRYTVALQGFSDFERNTLASFFRLGQHRAPAYVQGTSATESDFVIADADSPAALNAVNDAHRVQDTIFIGAYAPAGAAAHLPRPIEPNRILRELDLLLEARLALLDEPPPTDWVVSSPDDLQGGDGLPALDVLVLDDSRIALKFLQARLQGLGYRVHAVQTADEAMALLATQPFSLVFVDIDLGGDGTLDGLGVCQHLKQRREHPGGLAPKVVVVTGSTSSSDRVRGDLAGCDAYLTKPLMEDEFLAALVQLDPTRKR; translated from the coding sequence ATGTCCGAGCGCATCCCCATGCGCTACACCGTCGCGCTGCAAGGCTTCAGCGACTTCGAGCGCAACACGCTGGCCTCCTTCTTCCGCCTCGGCCAGCACCGGGCGCCGGCCTACGTGCAGGGCACCTCGGCCACCGAGAGCGACTTCGTCATCGCCGATGCCGACAGCCCGGCCGCGCTCAACGCCGTCAACGACGCCCATCGGGTGCAGGACACCATCTTCATCGGCGCCTACGCGCCGGCCGGCGCCGCCGCCCACCTGCCGCGGCCGATCGAGCCCAACCGCATCCTGCGCGAGCTCGACCTGCTGCTGGAGGCGCGCTTGGCGCTCCTCGACGAGCCACCGCCCACCGACTGGGTCGTCTCTTCGCCGGACGACCTGCAAGGCGGCGACGGCCTGCCCGCGCTCGACGTGCTGGTGCTCGACGACAGCCGCATCGCGCTCAAGTTCCTGCAGGCACGGCTGCAGGGCCTGGGCTACCGCGTGCATGCGGTGCAAACGGCCGACGAGGCGATGGCCTTGCTCGCCACGCAGCCGTTTTCGCTGGTCTTTGTCGACATCGACCTCGGCGGCGACGGCACGCTCGACGGCCTGGGCGTGTGCCAGCACCTGAAGCAGCGGCGCGAGCACCCCGGCGGCCTCGCGCCCAAGGTGGTGGTTGTCACCGGCAGCACCAGTTCGAGCGACCGGGTGCGCGGCGACCTCGCCGGCTGCGACGCCTACCTGACCAAACCGCTGATGGAAGACGAATTCCTGGCGGCCCTCGTCCAGCTCGACCCGACGCGCAAGCGCTGA
- a CDS encoding PLP-dependent aminotransferase family protein: protein MNAPADPGLPLYTRVAGELAQAIQAGSLRTGDRLPSVRQLCQQHGVSPSTVTQAYRWLENQRLVEARPKSGYFVAARHAPLPEPELDTRMSGAGFVTPDDLTRQFLFGNDDPEAAPSFCPLPAREILPEAKLRQLTAKLNRLHPEYASRYSITGSLNLRQEIARRSVSAGVRLRPEEIILTNGGSEAVFLALRSAAQAGDTVALESPTYWMLLEIIRTLGMKSIEIPTHPREGISVEALDLATQRAGAVRACVVVPNFHNPLGSLMPLDNKRRLVALARERGFTLIETDIYGETYFGEERPPVLKSFDTHDDVILCSAFTKTVAPGYRVGWIAPGRHFKTAQSHKFHTSITGAMLPQEVIAEFIRDGGYDHHMRKLRAALKLQCEQMVDAVARHFPAGCKMSRPQGGLMLWIEMPRNVDSRKVFERARHEHIGCAPGATFSNSTRFNHFLRLHYGDPWSPRHEAHIRRLGQIVAEEAERGRAAA from the coding sequence ATGAACGCTCCCGCCGACCCCGGATTGCCGCTCTACACCCGCGTCGCGGGCGAGCTGGCGCAGGCCATCCAGGCCGGCAGCCTGCGCACCGGTGACCGGCTGCCGTCGGTGCGCCAGCTCTGCCAGCAGCACGGCGTGAGCCCGTCCACCGTGACGCAGGCCTACCGCTGGCTGGAGAACCAGCGGCTGGTCGAGGCCCGGCCGAAGTCGGGCTACTTCGTCGCCGCACGCCACGCGCCGCTGCCCGAGCCCGAACTCGACACCCGCATGAGCGGCGCCGGCTTCGTGACGCCCGACGACCTCACGCGCCAGTTCCTCTTCGGCAACGACGACCCCGAGGCCGCGCCCTCGTTCTGCCCGCTGCCGGCGCGCGAGATCCTGCCCGAGGCCAAGCTGCGCCAGCTCACCGCCAAGCTCAACCGCCTGCATCCTGAATACGCCTCGCGCTACAGCATCACCGGCAGCCTCAATCTGCGCCAGGAGATCGCGCGCCGCAGCGTGAGCGCCGGCGTGCGGCTGCGGCCGGAGGAAATCATCCTCACCAACGGCGGCAGCGAGGCGGTGTTCCTCGCGCTGCGCTCGGCCGCGCAGGCGGGCGACACGGTGGCACTCGAATCGCCGACCTACTGGATGCTGCTGGAGATCATCCGCACGCTCGGCATGAAGTCGATCGAGATCCCCACGCACCCGCGCGAAGGCATCTCGGTCGAAGCGCTTGACCTGGCCACACAGCGGGCCGGCGCGGTGCGGGCCTGCGTCGTGGTGCCCAACTTCCACAACCCGCTCGGCAGCCTGATGCCGCTCGACAACAAGCGCAGGCTGGTGGCACTCGCCCGCGAACGCGGCTTCACGCTGATCGAGACCGACATCTACGGCGAGACCTACTTCGGCGAAGAACGTCCGCCGGTGCTCAAGTCCTTCGACACGCATGACGACGTGATCCTCTGCTCGGCCTTCACCAAGACGGTCGCGCCGGGCTACCGTGTCGGCTGGATCGCACCCGGCCGCCACTTCAAGACCGCGCAGTCGCACAAGTTCCACACCTCCATCACCGGCGCGATGCTGCCGCAGGAGGTGATCGCCGAGTTCATCCGCGATGGCGGCTACGACCACCACATGCGCAAGCTGCGCGCGGCACTCAAGCTGCAGTGCGAGCAGATGGTCGATGCGGTGGCGCGCCACTTCCCGGCGGGTTGCAAGATGAGCCGGCCGCAGGGCGGGCTGATGCTGTGGATCGAGATGCCGCGCAACGTCGACTCGCGCAAGGTCTTCGAGCGGGCGCGCCACGAGCACATCGGCTGCGCGCCCGGCGCCACCTTCAGCAACAGCACCCGCTTCAACCACTTCCTGCGCCTGCACTACGGTGACCCCTGGTCGCCGCGGCACGAGGCGCACATCCGCCGCCTGGGCCAGATCGTGGCCGAAGAGGCCGAGCGCGGCCGGGCCGCCGCCTGA
- a CDS encoding Crp/Fnr family transcriptional regulator, whose translation MHRLTRGQVLLTQGEPTPALFGLAGGEMEIRFLTVDGEVSVIERVPPGRLFGLSSFASGQPSTFEVLAAKGSRVVAFGPAAYEFLMDQVPGFARSLMREYARRYHGTLRMLEASRHRSADERLRLALEQLARTERAGPPDAQGWRHIRTTQAELAALASLSRQTVNELVQQLAAQKRLRVVYGGLWVPAG comes from the coding sequence CTGCACCGCCTCACGCGCGGCCAGGTGCTGCTCACGCAGGGAGAGCCGACGCCAGCGCTCTTCGGCCTGGCCGGCGGCGAGATGGAGATCCGCTTCCTCACCGTCGACGGCGAGGTTTCGGTGATCGAGCGGGTGCCGCCGGGGCGGCTCTTCGGGCTGTCGTCGTTTGCGAGCGGCCAGCCGTCGACCTTCGAGGTGCTGGCGGCCAAGGGCTCGCGGGTGGTCGCCTTCGGCCCCGCCGCCTACGAATTCCTGATGGACCAGGTGCCCGGCTTCGCCCGCTCACTGATGCGCGAGTACGCGCGGCGCTACCACGGCACCTTGCGCATGCTCGAGGCCTCGCGCCACCGCAGCGCCGACGAGCGGCTGCGCCTGGCCCTGGAGCAGCTGGCCCGCACCGAACGCGCCGGCCCGCCCGACGCGCAGGGCTGGCGCCACATCCGCACCACCCAGGCCGAGCTGGCGGCGCTGGCCAGCCTGTCGCGCCAGACGGTCAACGAGCTCGTGCAGCAACTTGCCGCGCAGAAGCGGCTGCGGGTGGTCTACGGCGGGCTCTGGGTGCCCGCCGGCTGA
- a CDS encoding DUF2917 domain-containing protein, producing MVRFTPPVTLRLQAGDVMAWQQAPARVRVVGGGRVWITQQHDPADHFLFHGECFELRRERHTVIEAEQEVWLRFERDPAWHQRLSGLLRRGLRRLTRRATRAATVPG from the coding sequence ATGGTCCGCTTCACACCCCCGGTCACCCTCCGCCTGCAAGCCGGCGACGTCATGGCTTGGCAACAGGCCCCGGCCCGAGTGCGTGTGGTCGGCGGCGGCCGTGTCTGGATCACGCAGCAGCACGACCCCGCGGACCACTTTCTCTTCCACGGCGAGTGCTTCGAGCTGCGCCGCGAGCGGCACACGGTGATCGAAGCCGAGCAGGAGGTGTGGCTGCGCTTCGAGCGCGACCCCGCCTGGCACCAGCGGCTCAGCGGCCTGCTGCGGCGGGGCCTGCGCAGGCTCACGAGACGAGCCACCCGGGCGGCTACAGTGCCCGGGTGA
- the radA gene encoding DNA repair protein RadA — MSKPKSIYTCSECGGTSPKWLGKCPHCNAWNTLVEGVAEGASKQHRFQSLAAPQPVATLSEIEATDVDRRATGIEELDRVLGGGIVSGGVVLIGGDPGIGKSTLLLQALDALSKTVPTLYVTGEESGAQVALRSRRLGLDGSQVRVVAEINLEKISATLEAEQPAVCVIDSIQTMYSEELTSAPGSVAQVRECAAQLTRIAKSSGTAIVLVGHVTKEGALAGPRVLEHIVDTVLYFEGDTHSSFRLVRAIKNRFGAVNEIGVFAMTEKGLKGVANPSAIFLSTHGEPVAGSCVLVTLEGTRPMLVEIQALVDSGGPSPRRLSVGLDRDRLAMMLAVMHRHAGVAFMDQDVFVNAVGGVRISEPAADLAVMLAIQSSLRGKPLPRGFITFGEVGLAGEVRPAPRGQERLKEAAKLGFSVAIVPKANAPKKPIEGLTVHAVERIEQALDLVRTL, encoded by the coding sequence GTGAGCAAACCCAAGTCGATCTACACCTGCAGCGAATGCGGCGGCACCAGCCCCAAGTGGCTGGGCAAGTGCCCGCATTGCAACGCCTGGAACACGCTGGTCGAAGGCGTGGCCGAGGGCGCATCCAAACAACACCGCTTCCAGTCGCTGGCCGCGCCGCAGCCCGTCGCGACCTTGAGCGAGATCGAGGCGACCGACGTCGACCGGCGCGCCACCGGCATCGAGGAGCTCGACCGGGTGCTCGGCGGCGGCATCGTCTCCGGCGGCGTGGTGCTGATCGGGGGGGATCCCGGCATCGGCAAGTCCACGCTCCTGCTGCAGGCGCTCGATGCGCTCTCGAAGACGGTGCCCACGCTTTACGTGACCGGCGAAGAATCAGGCGCGCAGGTGGCGCTGCGCTCGCGCCGCCTCGGGCTCGACGGCTCGCAGGTGCGCGTGGTGGCCGAGATCAACCTGGAGAAGATCAGTGCCACCCTCGAGGCCGAGCAACCCGCCGTCTGTGTGATCGACTCGATCCAGACCATGTACAGCGAGGAGCTGACCTCCGCCCCCGGCTCGGTGGCGCAGGTGCGCGAATGCGCCGCGCAGCTCACGCGCATCGCCAAGAGCAGCGGCACGGCCATCGTGCTCGTCGGCCATGTGACGAAGGAAGGCGCGCTTGCCGGCCCGCGCGTGCTGGAGCACATCGTCGACACGGTGCTCTATTTCGAGGGCGACACGCATTCGAGCTTCCGCTTGGTGCGCGCCATCAAGAACCGCTTCGGCGCGGTCAACGAGATCGGCGTCTTCGCGATGACCGAGAAGGGGCTGAAGGGTGTGGCCAACCCGAGCGCGATCTTTTTGTCGACGCACGGCGAGCCGGTCGCAGGCTCCTGCGTGCTGGTCACGCTCGAAGGCACGCGCCCGATGCTGGTGGAGATCCAGGCGCTGGTCGATTCCGGCGGGCCGAGCCCACGGCGCCTGTCCGTTGGCCTCGACCGCGACCGCCTGGCGATGATGCTGGCGGTGATGCACCGCCACGCGGGTGTCGCCTTCATGGACCAGGACGTCTTCGTCAACGCGGTCGGCGGCGTGCGCATCAGCGAGCCGGCAGCCGACCTCGCGGTGATGCTCGCCATCCAGAGCAGCCTGCGTGGCAAGCCCTTGCCGCGCGGCTTCATCACCTTCGGCGAAGTCGGCTTGGCCGGCGAGGTGCGGCCGGCGCCGCGGGGTCAGGAGCGCCTGAAGGAAGCCGCCAAGCTCGGCTTTTCCGTCGCCATCGTGCCCAAGGCCAACGCGCCGAAGAAGCCGATCGAGGGGCTGACGGTGCATGCGGTCGAGCGCATCGAGCAGGCGCTCGACTTGGTGCGGACCCTCTGA
- a CDS encoding glutathione peroxidase yields the protein MASVYDYEAVSIDGKPAHLSTQRGKVLLIVNTASACGFTPQFAGLEKLWETYRDKGLVVVGFPSNEFGGQDPGSNDEIASFCQLNYGVSFPMMEKVKVNGAEAHPLWKWLTAEAPGILGTKGIKWNFTKFLVGKDGQVIKRYAPNDSPESITKDIEAALAA from the coding sequence ATGGCCAGTGTCTACGACTACGAAGCTGTTTCCATCGACGGCAAGCCCGCCCACTTGTCCACCCAGCGCGGCAAGGTGCTCTTGATCGTCAACACCGCCAGCGCCTGCGGCTTCACGCCCCAGTTCGCCGGGCTGGAAAAGCTGTGGGAGACCTACCGCGACAAGGGCCTGGTGGTCGTGGGCTTCCCGAGCAACGAGTTCGGCGGGCAAGACCCCGGTTCGAACGACGAGATCGCCTCCTTCTGCCAGCTCAACTACGGCGTGAGCTTCCCGATGATGGAGAAGGTGAAGGTCAACGGCGCCGAGGCCCACCCGCTGTGGAAGTGGCTCACCGCCGAAGCCCCGGGCATCCTCGGCACCAAGGGCATCAAGTGGAACTTCACCAAGTTCCTCGTCGGGAAAGACGGCCAGGTGATCAAGCGCTACGCGCCCAACGATTCGCCGGAGTCGATCACGAAAGACATCGAGGCGGCCCTGGCGGCCTGA